A genomic stretch from Primulina huaijiensis isolate GDHJ02 chromosome 14, ASM1229523v2, whole genome shotgun sequence includes:
- the LOC140957928 gene encoding uncharacterized protein, with the protein MSAYDNVVTGKLKLKGKALDVKASGMKKKKQKKEYEQIPQAIESELSGKQLADLNDEDAAKTFGDESSTRWYDHLTPAERRYIEQREKIDSHKLAKTSNKSHRDRIQDFNQYLANMSEHYDIPKVGPG; encoded by the exons ATGTCTGCATATGATAATGTTGTCACTGGGAAGCTGAAACTTAAGGGCAAGGCTCTGGATGTGAAGGCGAGTgggatgaagaagaagaagcaaaaGAAGGAATACGAGCAAATTCCTCAAGCCATTGAGAGTGAATTATCTGGAA AGCAATTAGCTGACTTGAATGATGAAGATGCTGCAAAAACCTTTGGGGATGAAAGTTCCACTCGTTGGTATGATCATCTCACCCCAGCTGAGAGACGCTATATAGAACAAAGAGAGAAAATCGACTCGCATAAGCTGGCTAAGACATCTAATAAATCACACCGGGATCGCATTCAGGATTTCAATCAGTATCTTGCTAATATGAGTGAACATTATGACATTCCTAAAGTTGGCCCTGGCTAA